From the Maioricimonas rarisocia genome, one window contains:
- a CDS encoding nucleoside hydrolase, which translates to MLLAGPAAARADEPVRIIFDTDITGDVDDVLALAMLHTMTDRGECELLAVTISKINPLTGPFVDAVNTFYGRPDIPIGVPQEAQRRESRYLDVVNARDNGQLRYPHDLTSNEDAYDAVDLLRKTLAAQPDHSVVLVQVGIAPNLARLLETKGDRWSDLDGPALIRKKVKLLSVMAGAFEPIRGNDHFLEANVINGIPAMQKLAADWPDDVPVIWSGFEIGIAVAYPRISVHRDFDYVPHHIVKESYLLHSGPNHDRPTWDLTSVLYAVHPDRGYFDLSETGKVAVDDDGFLHFTPAENGRDRYLVMSDAQKVRVREALTMLVSQPPANMTQREGNQP; encoded by the coding sequence ATGCTCCTGGCCGGACCTGCGGCCGCCCGGGCCGACGAGCCGGTGCGCATCATCTTCGACACCGACATCACCGGCGACGTCGACGACGTGCTCGCGCTGGCGATGCTGCACACGATGACTGACCGGGGGGAATGTGAACTGCTTGCGGTCACGATCTCAAAGATCAACCCGCTGACCGGTCCGTTCGTCGATGCCGTGAATACCTTCTACGGCAGGCCGGATATCCCGATCGGTGTCCCGCAGGAGGCACAGCGGCGGGAAAGCAGGTACCTCGACGTGGTCAATGCGCGCGACAACGGGCAGCTTCGCTATCCGCACGATCTGACGTCGAACGAAGACGCGTACGATGCGGTCGACCTGCTCCGCAAAACGCTCGCCGCGCAGCCCGATCACTCGGTCGTGCTGGTGCAGGTCGGCATCGCGCCCAACCTGGCCCGTCTGCTGGAGACGAAGGGAGACCGCTGGTCCGACCTGGACGGCCCGGCACTGATCCGCAAAAAGGTGAAGCTGCTCTCGGTGATGGCCGGGGCGTTCGAGCCAATCCGCGGCAACGATCACTTCCTTGAAGCGAATGTGATCAACGGCATCCCCGCGATGCAGAAGCTGGCCGCCGACTGGCCCGACGACGTTCCCGTCATCTGGAGCGGCTTCGAGATCGGCATTGCCGTGGCGTATCCCCGCATCAGCGTGCATCGCGACTTCGACTATGTGCCGCATCACATCGTCAAAGAGTCGTACCTGCTGCACAGCGGACCGAACCACGATAGGCCGACATGGGACCTGACGAGCGTGCTGTATGCCGTCCATCCCGACCGGGGATACTTCGACCTGTCAGAAACGGGCAAGGTGGCGGTCGACGATGACGGGTTTCTGCATTTCACGCCGGCAGAGAACGGCCGGGACCGGTACCTTGTGATGAGCGATGCCCAGAAGGTGCGGGTGCGTGAAGCTCTGACGATGCTCGTCAGCCAGCCTCCGGCAAACATGACGCAACGCGAAGGGAACCAGCCATGA
- a CDS encoding cytochrome c oxidase subunit 3, translating to MSTTTAPSSEVAPSEHSDGGHDDHGHDPFLAHHFGSAKQQFDAGKFGMWLFLVTEILFFSGLFCAYAVYRSTHPEAFANADQYLDPMLGAANTAVLIFSSLTMAWAVRAAQLGQKQLLVRLLTITLSCASIFLGVKAVEYSHKWDLGILWASNFNPQAHAAHSPALLVLSIPAMITVVVTAILFGVGKSRKSEIMSKFWGCLLIAALAYFGGVGLGLTVPVIEGAITGEAAHASAEAGHHAAEGAHHAAAAEEAVEHAAGHATEHAAGDAVATTAAKSGSLEAAAIEQAAIDRTYTGIFFSIYYVMTGLHGFHILIGMGVIAWLLYRSLLGHFGPRYFGPVDFVGLYWHLVDLIWIYLFPLLYLIG from the coding sequence GTGAGCACCACCACTGCACCATCATCCGAAGTCGCCCCGTCCGAGCATTCCGACGGCGGTCACGACGATCACGGTCACGATCCGTTCCTGGCGCACCACTTCGGTTCCGCCAAGCAGCAGTTCGATGCCGGCAAGTTCGGCATGTGGCTGTTTCTGGTGACCGAGATCCTGTTCTTCAGCGGGTTGTTCTGTGCCTATGCGGTGTACCGCAGCACGCATCCCGAAGCGTTCGCCAATGCGGACCAGTACCTCGACCCGATGCTGGGAGCCGCCAACACGGCGGTGCTGATCTTCAGCAGTCTCACAATGGCCTGGGCCGTGCGTGCCGCTCAGCTCGGACAGAAGCAGCTTCTCGTCCGCCTGCTGACGATCACGCTCTCGTGCGCCAGCATCTTCCTGGGTGTCAAAGCGGTCGAGTACAGCCATAAGTGGGATCTGGGGATCCTCTGGGCCTCGAACTTCAATCCGCAGGCGCACGCCGCGCACAGCCCGGCACTGCTCGTGCTGTCGATCCCGGCGATGATCACTGTCGTGGTGACGGCGATCCTGTTCGGTGTCGGCAAGTCCCGCAAAAGCGAGATCATGTCGAAGTTCTGGGGCTGCCTGCTGATCGCCGCCCTGGCGTACTTCGGCGGAGTCGGCTTGGGACTGACGGTTCCCGTCATTGAAGGGGCGATCACCGGTGAAGCGGCACACGCCTCAGCCGAAGCCGGTCACCACGCAGCCGAGGGTGCTCATCATGCTGCCGCAGCCGAAGAGGCCGTTGAGCACGCAGCGGGTCACGCGACCGAGCATGCCGCCGGCGACGCCGTGGCCACAACAGCCGCGAAATCCGGTTCTCTCGAAGCGGCCGCGATCGAGCAGGCTGCAATAGACAGGACCTACACGGGGATCTTCTTCAGCATCTATTACGTGATGACCGGCCTGCACGGCTTCCACATTCTGATCGGAATGGGCGTCATCGCGTGGCTGCTGTACCGATCGCTGTTGGGACACTTCGGCCCCCGCTACTTCGGCCCGGTCGACTTCGTGGGCCTGTACTGGCACCTGGTCGACCTGATCTGGATCTACCTGTTCCCCCTTCTGTACCTGATCGGCTGA
- the ctaD gene encoding cytochrome c oxidase subunit I, with translation MSDNASRTATAHVHGHSEEDYLRCSHGWKSWAFTLDHKRIGVMYLIAILISFLLGGVMALVLRAELFTPDKLFLSEDMYNQMFTLHGAVMTFLFLIPSIPAALGNFMLPVMLGVKDVAFPRMNLASFYLWVFGAIFFLMAILLGGLDTGWTFYTPYSTTTNTAVIAASMGVFILGFSSIFTGLNFLVTINTMRPAGMTWFRMPLFLWSLYATSIIQVLATPVLGITGLLLIAERTLGIGIFDPARGGDPVLFQHFFWFYSHPAVYIMILPAMGVVSELVSTFSRKPIFGYRFIAYSSIAIALLGFLVWGHHMFVSGQSALAATVFSALTFTVSIPSAIKVFNWLATMYKGAISLETPMCYALAFIFLFGIGGLTGLYLGALATDVHLHDTYFVVAHFHYVMVGGTLIAFLGGLHYWWPKMFGRMYNEMWARIACLIVFVGFNATFFPQFVLGSRGMPRRYARYDTEFVYFHQFSTSGAMLLGCGLMLCAGVLIHSLLRGRKAPANPWGSSTLEWKCSSPPPHHNFDWPPVVSAPYQYDHIVYDPNHQGYVEVEDIPEEEDELTNAPVESHS, from the coding sequence ATGTCCGACAACGCGTCGCGAACTGCCACCGCCCACGTGCACGGTCACTCCGAGGAGGACTACCTCAGGTGCTCGCACGGCTGGAAGTCATGGGCCTTCACGCTCGATCACAAGCGGATCGGTGTGATGTACCTCATCGCCATTCTCATCTCCTTCCTGCTGGGAGGCGTGATGGCACTGGTGCTGCGGGCCGAGCTGTTCACCCCGGACAAGCTCTTCCTCAGCGAGGACATGTACAACCAGATGTTCACGCTGCACGGGGCAGTGATGACGTTCCTGTTCCTCATTCCCAGCATCCCGGCCGCGCTCGGGAACTTCATGCTGCCGGTCATGCTCGGCGTCAAGGACGTCGCCTTCCCCCGCATGAACCTGGCCAGCTTCTACCTGTGGGTGTTCGGGGCGATCTTCTTCCTGATGGCCATCCTCCTGGGAGGACTGGACACCGGCTGGACCTTCTACACCCCCTACAGTACGACCACCAACACCGCGGTCATCGCCGCGTCGATGGGCGTGTTCATCCTCGGCTTCAGCTCGATCTTCACCGGCCTGAACTTCCTGGTGACGATCAACACGATGCGGCCGGCCGGCATGACCTGGTTCCGCATGCCGCTGTTCCTGTGGAGCCTGTACGCGACTTCAATCATTCAGGTTCTTGCGACGCCCGTCCTCGGCATCACCGGCCTGCTGCTGATTGCCGAGCGGACGCTGGGCATCGGCATCTTCGATCCGGCCCGCGGTGGTGACCCCGTGCTGTTCCAGCACTTCTTCTGGTTCTACTCGCACCCGGCCGTGTACATCATGATCCTGCCCGCCATGGGTGTGGTGAGCGAACTCGTTTCGACCTTCAGCCGCAAGCCAATCTTCGGCTACCGCTTCATCGCCTACAGCTCGATCGCCATCGCTCTGCTGGGCTTTCTGGTGTGGGGACACCACATGTTCGTCAGTGGCCAGTCGGCCCTGGCGGCAACGGTCTTCAGCGCCCTGACGTTTACCGTGTCGATCCCGTCGGCCATCAAGGTCTTCAACTGGCTCGCCACGATGTACAAGGGAGCCATCAGCCTCGAAACGCCGATGTGCTACGCCCTGGCGTTCATCTTCCTGTTCGGCATCGGCGGTCTGACCGGCCTGTACCTGGGAGCGCTCGCCACCGACGTCCACCTGCACGACACGTACTTCGTGGTGGCTCACTTCCACTACGTGATGGTGGGCGGCACGCTGATCGCCTTCCTGGGAGGGCTGCACTACTGGTGGCCGAAGATGTTCGGCCGCATGTACAACGAAATGTGGGCCCGGATCGCCTGCCTGATCGTCTTCGTCGGCTTCAACGCGACGTTCTTCCCCCAGTTCGTGCTGGGCAGCCGGGGCATGCCTCGCCGCTACGCCCGGTACGACACCGAATTCGTGTACTTCCACCAGTTCAGCACCAGCGGCGCGATGCTGCTCGGTTGCGGACTGATGCTGTGTGCCGGCGTGCTGATTCACTCGCTGCTGCGTGGCCGCAAGGCACCGGCCAACCCGTGGGGCAGCTCGACGCTCGAGTGGAAGTGCAGTTCGCCGCCGCCGCACCATAACTTCGACTGGCCGCCGGTCGTGAGCGCCCCGTACCAGTACGACCACATCGTCTACGACCCGAACCATCAGGGCTACGTCGAGGTCGAAGACATTCCCGAAGAGGAAGATGAGCTGACGAACGCTCCCGTGGAATCCCACTCGTAA
- the coxB gene encoding cytochrome c oxidase subunit II, with translation MSVSSLGISLTGLLAAGNDGTIAFPSQGSTVAPAVDSLFYIITAISAFFFVLIVAVMIYFVVRYRRRPGHDVEKSPSHNTALEITWSVIPGLLLVYIFAQGFLTFLDMRKPPEGAYEIQVVGRKWSWAFQYPNGVVQNELHLPLDRPVRLVMSSEDVIHSLFIPAFRVKQDLVPGRYSKVWFRTTKPGEYRLYCAEYCGQQHSTMVADVIVHEAGEFEPWLQAEVDRMNDLPPAELGELLYQRQGCVQCHAIDNNTTGKVGPSFLGTFGTEQPLADGQTVTVDENYIRQSILDPVSQVRAGYQPVMPTYQGRLKDREINALVEFIKSLGQ, from the coding sequence ATGAGTGTTTCATCCCTCGGAATCAGTCTGACAGGCCTGCTCGCCGCCGGTAACGACGGCACGATCGCGTTCCCGTCGCAGGGATCGACGGTCGCGCCCGCGGTCGACTCGCTGTTCTACATCATCACCGCTATCAGCGCGTTCTTCTTCGTGCTGATCGTTGCCGTGATGATCTACTTCGTCGTGCGCTATCGCCGCCGCCCCGGCCACGATGTCGAGAAGAGCCCGTCACACAACACGGCCCTCGAGATCACCTGGTCGGTCATTCCCGGCCTGTTGCTGGTCTACATCTTCGCGCAGGGATTCCTGACCTTCCTCGACATGCGCAAGCCGCCTGAAGGGGCCTATGAGATCCAGGTTGTCGGACGCAAATGGAGCTGGGCCTTCCAGTATCCCAACGGCGTCGTCCAGAACGAACTGCACCTTCCGCTCGACCGCCCGGTCCGGCTGGTCATGTCGTCCGAAGACGTGATCCACAGTCTGTTCATCCCCGCCTTCCGCGTGAAGCAGGATCTCGTTCCGGGCCGGTACTCGAAGGTCTGGTTCCGCACGACAAAGCCGGGTGAGTACCGCCTGTACTGTGCCGAGTACTGCGGACAGCAGCACTCGACCATGGTCGCCGACGTCATCGTGCACGAGGCGGGCGAGTTCGAGCCGTGGCTGCAGGCGGAAGTGGACCGCATGAACGACCTGCCGCCTGCCGAACTGGGTGAACTTCTCTACCAGCGACAGGGCTGCGTGCAGTGTCACGCGATCGATAACAACACGACCGGCAAGGTGGGCCCCTCGTTCCTGGGGACGTTCGGAACCGAGCAGCCGCTCGCCGACGGTCAGACGGTGACTGTCGACGAAAACTACATCCGGCAGTCGATCCTCGATCCGGTCTCGCAGGTTCGCGCCGGCTATCAGCCTGTCATGCCGACCTATCAGGGCCGGCTCAAGGACAGAGAGATCAACGCCCTGGTCGAGTTCATCAAGAGCCTCGGCCAGTAG
- a CDS encoding arylsulfatase: MFTPHRDFCALPLRFAATLLVPLLAWLSCHASAVAADRPNIVVILTDDQGWGDLSLNGNTNLSTPHIDSLARDGAQFDRFFVCPVCSPTRAEFLTGRYHPRSGVYSTSAGGERMDLDETTIGDTFKAAGYRTAAFGKWHNGMQYPYHPNGRGFDEFYGFCSGHWGNYFSPQLEHNGELVKGTGYIIDDLTTRAMEFIEENREKPFFVYLPYNTPHSPMQVPEHWWRKFKDHPLPMRNRAASRENVDHTRAALAMCENIDWNVGRLLAKLTHLDLDEETIVVYFCDNGPNGFRWNGEMKGRKGSTDEGGVRSPMLIRWPGHIPAGSTVTQIGAAIDLLPTLADMAGIEHVGEKPLDGISLASYLTGETTEHNDRKIFSHWRGRVSVRTQQYRLDNNGKLFDLTADPRQDHDVSAEHPEVATELRKAVNQWKAEMLPLLESDERPFVIGHPDFANTQIPARDGTAHGNIERSNRFPNCSYFTNWTSEKDRITWDVTVAAPGKFEAEIWYTCPKADVGSTIELSLGKQKITGKIEQPHDPPLIGAAQDRVERQESYVKYFRPLNLGRITLPAGAGELTLQATDIPGSQVMDFRLLMLRRVE, encoded by the coding sequence ATGTTCACGCCGCACCGGGATTTCTGCGCCCTTCCGCTCCGCTTCGCCGCGACGCTGCTCGTCCCCCTGCTCGCGTGGCTCTCGTGTCACGCCTCGGCTGTCGCTGCCGATCGTCCCAACATCGTCGTCATCCTCACCGACGACCAGGGCTGGGGGGACCTGAGCCTCAACGGCAACACGAATCTGAGTACGCCGCACATCGACTCGCTCGCTCGCGACGGCGCGCAGTTCGACCGCTTCTTCGTCTGCCCGGTCTGTTCTCCCACCCGGGCCGAGTTCCTCACCGGGCGTTATCACCCGCGCTCCGGCGTCTACAGCACGTCGGCCGGCGGCGAACGGATGGACCTCGACGAAACCACGATCGGCGACACGTTCAAGGCGGCCGGGTACAGGACAGCCGCGTTCGGCAAATGGCACAACGGGATGCAGTACCCGTACCATCCCAACGGCCGGGGCTTTGACGAGTTCTATGGCTTCTGCTCGGGCCATTGGGGGAACTACTTCAGCCCGCAGCTCGAGCACAACGGCGAGCTGGTCAAGGGGACCGGCTACATCATCGATGACCTCACGACGCGGGCCATGGAGTTCATCGAAGAAAACCGCGAGAAGCCGTTCTTCGTCTATCTGCCGTACAACACGCCCCACTCGCCGATGCAGGTTCCCGAGCACTGGTGGCGGAAGTTCAAGGACCACCCGCTGCCGATGCGGAACCGGGCTGCCAGCCGCGAGAACGTCGACCACACCCGTGCCGCCCTGGCGATGTGTGAGAACATCGACTGGAACGTCGGCCGGCTGCTCGCCAAGCTCACGCACCTCGACCTCGACGAGGAAACGATCGTCGTCTACTTCTGCGACAACGGGCCCAACGGCTTTCGCTGGAACGGCGAAATGAAGGGCCGCAAAGGCTCGACCGACGAGGGAGGCGTTCGTTCACCGATGCTGATCCGCTGGCCGGGGCACATTCCCGCCGGCAGCACCGTCACGCAGATCGGGGCCGCGATTGACCTGCTTCCCACCCTGGCAGACATGGCCGGCATCGAGCACGTCGGCGAGAAACCGCTCGATGGCATCTCTCTTGCCAGCTACCTGACCGGCGAAACAACTGAGCACAACGACCGGAAGATCTTCTCGCACTGGCGGGGCCGGGTGAGCGTGCGCACCCAGCAGTACCGGCTCGACAACAATGGCAAGCTGTTCGATCTGACGGCTGATCCCCGGCAGGACCACGACGTTTCCGCCGAGCACCCGGAAGTCGCCACCGAACTGCGGAAGGCCGTCAACCAGTGGAAGGCAGAGATGCTGCCACTGCTCGAGTCCGACGAGCGGCCGTTCGTCATCGGACATCCCGACTTCGCGAACACGCAGATTCCGGCCCGCGACGGCACGGCGCACGGCAACATCGAACGGTCCAACCGGTTCCCGAACTGCTCGTACTTCACCAACTGGACGAGCGAGAAGGACCGCATCACTTGGGACGTAACCGTGGCGGCCCCCGGCAAGTTCGAGGCAGAGATCTGGTACACCTGCCCGAAGGCGGACGTCGGATCGACCATCGAGCTGTCGCTCGGCAAGCAGAAGATTACCGGAAAGATCGAGCAGCCGCACGATCCCCCGCTGATCGGTGCCGCCCAGGATCGCGTCGAGCGACAGGAGTCATATGTGAAGTACTTCCGGCCGCTGAATCTGGGGCGGATCACGCTGCCGGCCGGCGCCGGCGAGCTGACGCTGCAGGCGACCGATATCCCCGGCAGCCAGGTGATGGACTTCCGTCTGCTGATGCTGCGGCGGGTGGAGTAG
- a CDS encoding arylsulfatase codes for MNARTAVRPVSPGRTLLLPLAIALAAILFALRPVAVAGAERPNVIVVMTDDQGYGDLSYHGNPVIETKHLDRLADESLRLTDFHVAPMCTPTRGQLLTGLDAFRNRAMNVSSGRTLLRRDVPTMADVFASAGYRTGSFGKWHLGDNYPYRPQDRGFHESIWFPSSHINSVPDYWDNDYFDDVYSHNGQRQEYEGYCTDVFFREAMDWMKATAEEGRPFLTYIPLNAAHWPHFVPDEYRGPIRESLEAQLDQLPKLNPEQQQALVSFLAMIANIDDNMGRLETFLQQSGLRDNTIVVFLTDNGSTMGPRYFNAGMKGGKVTLWEGGHRVPCFIRWPAGELLPPQDIGELSHVQDLLPTLMDLCGIEHPFRVPLDGTSLAGLLRGEQKQLPDRMLVINYSRMPRAKQPTPANRATPRRDGAAVMWKQWRLLHDAQLYNLAEDPHQDRNVIDEHPEVVARMRRHLDRWWEGVRDDARTIERVVIGDEAENPMQLTACEWLDVFVDQQRQVRRADLKNGIWHLDVAEPGEYSFELRRWPAESGLALTDGVPETPVTDGVYVEGVPLPIHAARIRIDGNEQKAEAPEGSESVRFTAKLQPGPVELQTWFVDEAGNEICGAYYVRVERIE; via the coding sequence ATGAACGCTCGAACCGCTGTTCGACCCGTCTCCCCCGGCCGCACTCTGTTGCTGCCGCTGGCAATCGCACTGGCTGCAATTCTGTTCGCCCTCCGGCCGGTTGCGGTCGCAGGTGCAGAGCGGCCGAACGTCATCGTCGTGATGACCGATGACCAGGGGTACGGCGACCTGTCGTACCACGGCAATCCGGTCATCGAAACGAAGCACCTCGACCGGCTAGCAGACGAGAGTCTGCGGCTGACCGACTTCCACGTCGCGCCGATGTGCACGCCGACGCGCGGACAACTGCTCACCGGCCTCGACGCCTTCCGCAACCGGGCGATGAACGTCAGCAGCGGCCGTACGCTCCTCCGCCGGGATGTCCCCACGATGGCCGACGTGTTTGCCTCGGCCGGTTACCGGACCGGGAGCTTCGGCAAGTGGCATCTGGGGGACAACTACCCGTACCGGCCGCAGGACCGCGGCTTCCACGAATCGATCTGGTTCCCCTCCTCGCACATCAATTCCGTCCCGGACTACTGGGACAACGACTACTTCGATGACGTCTATTCGCACAACGGCCAGCGGCAGGAGTACGAGGGATACTGTACCGACGTCTTCTTCCGCGAAGCGATGGACTGGATGAAGGCGACCGCAGAAGAGGGACGCCCCTTTCTGACGTACATCCCGCTCAACGCCGCCCACTGGCCGCACTTCGTCCCGGACGAATACCGCGGACCGATCCGCGAATCGCTCGAAGCGCAGCTCGATCAGCTCCCGAAGCTCAACCCGGAGCAGCAGCAGGCGCTGGTCAGCTTTCTCGCGATGATCGCCAACATCGACGACAACATGGGCCGGCTCGAAACGTTCCTGCAGCAGAGCGGCCTGCGCGACAACACGATCGTGGTCTTTCTGACCGACAACGGCAGCACGATGGGGCCGCGGTACTTCAATGCCGGCATGAAGGGAGGCAAGGTCACGCTGTGGGAAGGTGGGCACCGCGTCCCCTGCTTCATCCGCTGGCCGGCCGGTGAACTGCTCCCCCCGCAGGACATCGGCGAACTGTCCCACGTGCAGGATCTGCTGCCGACGCTGATGGATCTGTGCGGCATCGAGCACCCGTTCCGCGTCCCGCTGGACGGAACGAGCCTTGCCGGGCTGCTGCGCGGCGAGCAGAAGCAGCTGCCCGACCGGATGCTGGTCATCAACTACAGCCGCATGCCCCGGGCGAAACAGCCGACGCCCGCCAACCGGGCGACTCCCCGCCGCGACGGGGCGGCCGTGATGTGGAAGCAGTGGCGGCTGCTGCACGATGCCCAGCTGTACAACCTGGCGGAAGATCCACATCAGGACCGGAACGTGATTGACGAGCATCCGGAAGTCGTTGCCCGGATGCGGAGGCATCTCGACAGGTGGTGGGAGGGTGTCCGCGACGACGCCCGCACCATCGAGCGGGTCGTCATTGGGGACGAGGCGGAGAACCCGATGCAGCTGACCGCGTGTGAATGGCTGGATGTGTTCGTGGACCAGCAGCGGCAGGTCCGCCGGGCCGATCTGAAGAACGGCATCTGGCATCTCGACGTGGCCGAGCCGGGGGAGTACTCGTTCGAGCTGCGGCGTTGGCCGGCCGAGTCGGGGCTGGCCCTCACCGATGGCGTTCCCGAAACGCCCGTGACCGACGGCGTGTATGTGGAAGGCGTGCCGTTGCCAATTCATGCGGCACGTATCCGCATCGATGGCAACGAACAGAAGGCCGAAGCCCCGGAGGGATCGGAAAGTGTACGCTTCACGGCGAAGCTCCAGCCCGGCCCGGTTGAGCTGCAGACGTGGTTCGTCGATGAGGCGGGCAACGAGATCTGCGGCGCGTACTACGTGCGGGTGGAGCGGATTGAGTAG
- a CDS encoding IS4 family transposase, which yields MLTDEPRYDVWEQIRQQDLKAFARLLPESLVVQAAERADVRIVRSALAIPNLVWLGVLSALHSTKSFARILTLTAQMLDLSANGLPEAVARSRRNAARRKPKASKHSPRGKDPATVTEEAFTQARRRMPVAVWFVLIELLTARFEEQHQDLIRWKRFRLLALDGTTIRLPQHNRLAEHFGTSSNGRYRVAQARMVMLQLPLVRLPWRYELGPVDEGERTVAARLLKQVRRNDLVLMDQGFWSYGLFHQIQAARGYFAIRQYPGVRMKTLRRLGPRDRIVRWKTPSGPRWRNANLPESITLRVINYQIKGFPPSAVVTNVLGPKRISREDWIRMATEAEPGHPLDPAVRKGIGLYHRRWEIETTFQELKVYQGLERTLRSHSPESVQYEVAGHVVLYLLVRWLMVEAAQRSTGDGDPLGVSFKHALEELVTAWPLLLTSTSTEVNRRVLPKLLAAIASHEVQWRPGRTFARKTSSASKKRRRKKSARQQT from the coding sequence ATGCTCACGGATGAGCCAAGGTATGATGTCTGGGAACAGATTCGTCAACAGGACCTCAAAGCGTTTGCCCGGCTACTGCCTGAGTCGCTCGTCGTTCAGGCCGCCGAGCGGGCGGATGTCAGGATCGTTCGCTCGGCATTGGCAATTCCCAACCTGGTCTGGCTGGGAGTGCTCTCGGCACTGCATTCGACAAAGAGCTTTGCCCGGATTCTCACGCTGACCGCCCAGATGTTGGACCTGTCGGCCAATGGCTTGCCCGAAGCGGTTGCACGATCCCGCCGCAACGCGGCACGACGCAAACCGAAGGCATCGAAACACAGTCCGCGGGGAAAAGATCCTGCGACGGTGACTGAAGAAGCCTTCACCCAGGCCCGCCGACGCATGCCGGTCGCTGTCTGGTTCGTCCTCATCGAACTGCTCACGGCCCGGTTCGAGGAACAGCACCAGGACCTGATCCGCTGGAAGCGGTTTCGTTTGCTGGCGCTGGACGGGACCACCATTCGGCTGCCGCAACACAATCGTCTGGCCGAGCACTTCGGCACCAGCAGCAACGGCCGGTATCGTGTCGCGCAGGCCCGTATGGTCATGTTGCAGTTGCCTCTGGTCCGTCTGCCCTGGCGGTACGAACTGGGACCGGTCGACGAAGGCGAACGCACCGTGGCCGCCCGATTGCTGAAGCAGGTACGGCGTAACGATCTGGTGCTGATGGATCAGGGGTTCTGGAGCTACGGGTTGTTCCATCAGATTCAGGCAGCGCGGGGCTACTTTGCGATTCGACAGTATCCGGGTGTTCGCATGAAGACGCTGCGGCGGCTGGGCCCCAGGGATCGCATTGTGCGCTGGAAAACTCCCTCCGGACCACGTTGGCGCAATGCAAATCTTCCCGAGTCGATCACGCTGCGCGTCATCAACTACCAGATCAAAGGCTTTCCCCCCAGTGCGGTGGTGACCAATGTGCTGGGACCGAAGCGCATCAGTCGCGAAGACTGGATCCGGATGGCGACAGAAGCCGAACCGGGACATCCACTGGATCCCGCGGTGCGCAAAGGCATCGGGTTGTATCATCGTCGCTGGGAGATCGAAACGACGTTTCAGGAACTGAAAGTCTACCAGGGGCTGGAACGGACCCTGCGGAGTCATTCGCCGGAATCAGTGCAGTACGAGGTGGCCGGCCACGTGGTGCTGTACCTGCTGGTTCGCTGGTTAATGGTCGAAGCCGCGCAGCGGTCCACCGGCGACGGAGACCCGTTGGGGGTGAGCTTCAAGCACGCCCTGGAAGAACTGGTGACGGCTTGGCCGCTGTTGCTGACATCCACCTCAACGGAGGTGAACCGTCGCGTGCTTCCCAAGCTGCTGGCAGCTATTGCATCTCACGAAGTCCAGTGGCGTCCCGGCCGAACATTCGCCAGAAAGACAAGCAGTGCAAGCAAGAAGCGCCGACGAAAGAAGAGCGCACGCCAACAAACTTAG
- a CDS encoding cytochrome C oxidase subunit IV family protein — MDSHDSHEIAHVMPLKVLFTIFGALIFFTILTVALAQLDLGQYEIIVTMVIATIKASLVAVYFMHLRYDNPFNAVVFVFSLVFVALFLGFTLADVEQYQPDLIPVEDPVAGS, encoded by the coding sequence ATGGACTCCCACGACTCGCACGAAATCGCTCACGTGATGCCGCTGAAGGTCCTGTTCACGATCTTCGGGGCGTTGATCTTCTTCACGATCCTGACCGTCGCACTCGCCCAGCTCGATCTGGGACAGTACGAAATCATCGTCACGATGGTGATCGCCACGATCAAGGCGTCGCTGGTGGCCGTCTACTTCATGCACCTGCGGTACGACAATCCGTTCAATGCGGTCGTCTTCGTCTTTTCGCTGGTGTTCGTGGCACTGTTCCTCGGCTTCACACTGGCCGATGTCGAACAGTACCAGCCGGACCTGATTCCGGTCGAAGATCCTGTCGCCGGATCCTGA